A single window of Columba livia isolate bColLiv1 breed racing homer chromosome 16, bColLiv1.pat.W.v2, whole genome shotgun sequence DNA harbors:
- the YTHDF1 gene encoding YTH domain-containing family protein 1 isoform X1, producing MSATSVDPQRLKGQDNKVQNGSLHQKDTVHDNDFEPYLSGQSNQNSSYPSMTDPYLSSYYPPSIGFPYSLSEAPWSTGGDPPIPYLTTYGQLSNGDHHFMHDAVFGQPGGLGNNIYQHRFNFFPENPAFSAWGTSGSQGQQTQSSAYGSSYSYPPSSLGGTIVDGQTGFHNDTLNKAPGMNSIEQGMVGLKIGGDVTTSAVKTVGSVVNSAGMTGALSGNSGSNVNLPVSKPTSWAAIASKPAKPQPKMKAKTGPVIGGALPPPPIKHNMDIGTWDNKGPVAKVPAPQQIPSPQSVPQPQQTIVQPVPTQPPPLTQPQYQSPQQPPQNRWVAPRNRNVAFGQSGGTGNDSNSVGSTQPNPVPTGESHPVLEKLKAAHSYNPKDFEWNLKNGRVFIIKSYSEDDIHRSIKYSIWCSTEHGNKRLDSAFRSMNSKGPVYLLFSVNGSGHFCGVAEMKSPVDYGTSAGVWSQDKWKGKFDVKWIFVKDVPNNQLRHIRLENNDNKPVTNSRDTQEVPLEKAKQVLKIIATYKHTTSIFDDFSHYEKRQEEEEVVRKVNLLKNLFYTQIWGK from the exons AGGCTGAAAGGACAGGATAATAAAG tgCAAAATGGTTCGTTACATCAGAAGGATACAGTTCATGACAACGATTTTGAACCTTACCTTTCCGGGCAGTCAAATCAG aacAGTAGCTATCCATCAATGACTGATCCTTATCTGTCCAGTTATTATCCACCATCTATTGGGTTCCCCTATTCTCTCAGTGAAGCACCATGGTCTACAGGGGGAGATCCTCCTATCCCGTATCTCACCACCTATGGACAGCTCAGTAATGGAGATCATCATTTTATGCACGATGCTGTTTTTGGACAGCCTGGAGGCCTGGGAAATAACATCTACCAACACCGGTTTAactttttccctgaaaatcCTGCCTTCTCAGCATGGGGAACAAGTGGATCCCAAGGACAGCAGACTCAAAGTTCAGCATATGGGAGCAGTTACAGCTACCCACCCAGTTCACTGGGCGGTACCATTGTGGATGGACAAACAGGATTTCATAATGATACATTAAATAAAGCTCCTGGAATGAACAGTATTGAACAgggaatggttggacttaaGATTGGTGGAGACGTTACAACCTCTGCAGTAAAAACAGTAGGTTCTGTTGTCAACAGTGCCGGGATGACAGGTGCCCTCTCTGGTAACAGTGGATCTAATGTCAACTTGCCAGTATCTAAACCAACCTCTTGGGCTGCTATAGCAAGCAAGCCTGCGAAACCACAGcctaaaatgaaagcaaaaactgGACCTGTAATCGGAGGAGCATTGCCTCCTCCACCTATAAAGCATAATATGGACATAGGTACTTGGGATAATAAGGGTCCTGTGGCAAAAGTTCCTGCCCCCCAACAGATCCCTTCTCCTCAGTCTGTTCCACAGCCACAGCAAACAATTGTTCAACCTGTTCCAACTCAACCTCCTCCATTGACTCAGCCGCAGTATCAGAGCCCTCAGCAGCCACCCCAAAATCGCTGGGTAGCTCCTCGCAACAGAAATGTAGCTTTTGGCCAAAGCGGAGGAACTGGTAATGACAGCAACTCAGTTGGCAGTACCCAGCCTAACCCTGTTCCAACTGGCGAGTCCCATCCCGTTCTTGAAAAACTGAAAGCTGCTCATAGCTATAACCCTAAAGATTTTGAATGGAACCTTAAAAATGGGCGTGTGTTCATAATAAAGAGCTATTCTGAGGATGATATTCATCGTTCCATTAAGTATTCTATTTGGTGTAGTACGGAACATGGCAACAAACGCCTGGACAGTGCTTTTCGGTCCATGAATAGCAAGGGTCCAGTCTACTTGCTGTTCAGTGTCAATGGCAGTGGACACTTCTGTGGAGTAGCGGAGATGAAATCACCTGTGGACTATGGCACCAGTGCAGGTGTCTGGTCTCAGGACAAGTGGAAGGGAAAATTTGATGTCAAGTGGATCTTTGTGAAGGATGTGCCCAACAACCAGCTCCGACACATCAGGCTGGAGAACAATGACAACAAACCTGTTACAAACTCCCGTGATACACAGGAGGTGCccttagaaaaagcaaaacaagtgcTTAAAATTATTGCTACTTACAAGCACACGACCTCCATCTTTGATGACTTTTCTCATTATGAAAAGCGccaagaagaggaggaggtggtgCGGAAGGTAAACttattaaaaaatttattttatacacAGATATGgggaaaatga
- the YTHDF1 gene encoding YTH domain-containing family protein 1 isoform X2, translated as MSATSVDPQRLKGQDNKVQNGSLHQKDTVHDNDFEPYLSGQSNQNSSYPSMTDPYLSSYYPPSIGFPYSLSEAPWSTGGDPPIPYLTTYGQLSNGDHHFMHDAVFGQPGGLGNNIYQHRFNFFPENPAFSAWGTSGSQGQQTQSSAYGSSYSYPPSSLGGTIVDGQTGFHNDTLNKAPGMNSIEQGMVGLKIGGDVTTSAVKTVGSVVNSAGMTGALSGNSGSNVNLPVSKPTSWAAIASKPAKPQPKMKAKTGPVIGGALPPPPIKHNMDIGTWDNKGPVAKVPAPQQIPSPQSVPQPQQTIVQPVPTQPPPLTQPQYQSPQQPPQNRWVAPRNRNVAFGQSGGTGNDSNSVGSTQPNPVPTGESHPVLEKLKAAHSYNPKDFEWNLKNGRVFIIKSYSEDDIHRSIKYSIWCSTEHGNKRLDSAFRSMNSKGPVYLLFSVNGSGHFCGVAEMKSPVDYGTSAGVWSQDKWKGKFDVKWIFVKDVPNNQLRHIRLENNDNKPVTNSRDTQEVPLEKAKQVLKIIATYKHTTSIFDDFSHYEKRQEEEEVVRKERQNRNKQ; from the exons AGGCTGAAAGGACAGGATAATAAAG tgCAAAATGGTTCGTTACATCAGAAGGATACAGTTCATGACAACGATTTTGAACCTTACCTTTCCGGGCAGTCAAATCAG aacAGTAGCTATCCATCAATGACTGATCCTTATCTGTCCAGTTATTATCCACCATCTATTGGGTTCCCCTATTCTCTCAGTGAAGCACCATGGTCTACAGGGGGAGATCCTCCTATCCCGTATCTCACCACCTATGGACAGCTCAGTAATGGAGATCATCATTTTATGCACGATGCTGTTTTTGGACAGCCTGGAGGCCTGGGAAATAACATCTACCAACACCGGTTTAactttttccctgaaaatcCTGCCTTCTCAGCATGGGGAACAAGTGGATCCCAAGGACAGCAGACTCAAAGTTCAGCATATGGGAGCAGTTACAGCTACCCACCCAGTTCACTGGGCGGTACCATTGTGGATGGACAAACAGGATTTCATAATGATACATTAAATAAAGCTCCTGGAATGAACAGTATTGAACAgggaatggttggacttaaGATTGGTGGAGACGTTACAACCTCTGCAGTAAAAACAGTAGGTTCTGTTGTCAACAGTGCCGGGATGACAGGTGCCCTCTCTGGTAACAGTGGATCTAATGTCAACTTGCCAGTATCTAAACCAACCTCTTGGGCTGCTATAGCAAGCAAGCCTGCGAAACCACAGcctaaaatgaaagcaaaaactgGACCTGTAATCGGAGGAGCATTGCCTCCTCCACCTATAAAGCATAATATGGACATAGGTACTTGGGATAATAAGGGTCCTGTGGCAAAAGTTCCTGCCCCCCAACAGATCCCTTCTCCTCAGTCTGTTCCACAGCCACAGCAAACAATTGTTCAACCTGTTCCAACTCAACCTCCTCCATTGACTCAGCCGCAGTATCAGAGCCCTCAGCAGCCACCCCAAAATCGCTGGGTAGCTCCTCGCAACAGAAATGTAGCTTTTGGCCAAAGCGGAGGAACTGGTAATGACAGCAACTCAGTTGGCAGTACCCAGCCTAACCCTGTTCCAACTGGCGAGTCCCATCCCGTTCTTGAAAAACTGAAAGCTGCTCATAGCTATAACCCTAAAGATTTTGAATGGAACCTTAAAAATGGGCGTGTGTTCATAATAAAGAGCTATTCTGAGGATGATATTCATCGTTCCATTAAGTATTCTATTTGGTGTAGTACGGAACATGGCAACAAACGCCTGGACAGTGCTTTTCGGTCCATGAATAGCAAGGGTCCAGTCTACTTGCTGTTCAGTGTCAATGGCAGTGGACACTTCTGTGGAGTAGCGGAGATGAAATCACCTGTGGACTATGGCACCAGTGCAGGTGTCTGGTCTCAGGACAAGTGGAAGGGAAAATTTGATGTCAAGTGGATCTTTGTGAAGGATGTGCCCAACAACCAGCTCCGACACATCAGGCTGGAGAACAATGACAACAAACCTGTTACAAACTCCCGTGATACACAGGAGGTGCccttagaaaaagcaaaacaagtgcTTAAAATTATTGCTACTTACAAGCACACGACCTCCATCTTTGATGACTTTTCTCATTATGAAAAGCGccaagaagaggaggaggtggtgCGGAAG